Proteins from a genomic interval of Rhodothermus marinus:
- a CDS encoding peroxiredoxin encodes MIPVLLSMLLLFGFGKDDMPRVGDPAPDFEAQATGGKTIRLSDLRGHWVVLYFYPKSFTPGCTTEACTLRDAYDKIQSLGVVILGVSLDDLETQERFKAEYKLPFDLISDHDKKIAKAYGVLGMGGLYAKRVTFLIDPEGRIAHIFEKVDPARHDREVYETLKKLQETAKS; translated from the coding sequence ATGATTCCGGTACTGCTGAGCATGCTGCTGCTTTTCGGTTTCGGCAAAGACGACATGCCCAGGGTGGGCGATCCGGCTCCCGACTTCGAGGCCCAGGCCACCGGTGGCAAGACGATTCGCCTGAGCGACCTGCGCGGCCACTGGGTGGTGCTTTACTTCTATCCCAAGTCGTTCACGCCGGGCTGCACGACGGAGGCCTGCACGTTGCGCGACGCCTACGACAAGATCCAGTCGCTGGGTGTCGTCATTCTGGGCGTGAGCCTCGACGATCTGGAAACCCAGGAGCGCTTCAAGGCCGAGTACAAGCTACCCTTCGACCTGATCAGCGACCACGACAAGAAGATCGCGAAGGCCTATGGCGTGCTGGGCATGGGCGGGCTGTACGCGAAGCGCGTCACGTTTCTGATCGATCCGGAAGGCCGCATTGCCCACATTTTCGAGAAGGTCGATCCGGCCCGCCACGATCGCGAGGTGTACGAAACGCTCAAGAAACTCCAGGAAACGGCCAAATCCTGA